The sequence ATATAATGTATTCATATATAAGTTCAATAATGGTTGATAGCGAATATATGTATACTCGTACGTGTGTTTGCATTTATACACTAATTAGTATTTTTAAAATGTTTATTAACTAATAAAGATGTAATCATGAATGAGTGTCTATACGTTTTCATCTAAAtcgtaattttaaaaaatatataaatatatggccgTCCCTAATCCGTCGGTAATTAGCGATGGATTTGGGACGGACGTTTGTTATAattgagattttatcgagtttaCGAGCACGAGTGAACACGTAGAAGTACCAAAATGTCTTAGAATACACTTTTACCATCAAATATAACATATATTCATCAATATACTATACGTTTATCGGATATATACATTTGATATAGTGTATTCATATATAACTTCAATAATCGTTGATAGcgaatatatgtatatttgtacgTGTGTTTGCATTTACACACTAATTAGTATTTTTAAAATGTTTATTAACTAATATAGATGCAATCACGAATGAGTGTTTATACGTTTTCATCTAAAtcgtaattttaaaaaatatataaatatatggccgTCCCTAATCCGTCGGTAATTAGCGACGGATTTAGGACGGACATTTGTTATAattgagattttatcgagtttaCGAGCATGAGTGAACACGTATAAGTACCAAAATGTCTTAGAATACACTTTTACCATCAAATATAACATATATTCATCAATATACTATACGTTTGTAGGATATATACATTTGATATAGTGTATTCATATATAAGTTCAATAATCGTTGATAGCGAATATATGTAAATGTGTACGTGTGTTTGCATTTACACACTAATTAGTATTTTTTAAATGTTTATTAACTAATATAGATGCAATCATGAATGAGTGTCTATACGTTTCATCTAAAtcgtaattttaaaaaaatatataaatatatggccgTCCCTAATCCGTCAGTAATTAGCGACAGATTTGGGACGGACGTTTGTTATAATTGAGATTTTATCAAGTTTACGAGCACGAATCCACACATCTAAAttgtattttttatataaatagctAAAAAGAAATTCATTATATATTTACCTATATACTAATAACCATGAAAAAGTTGGTCGTTTGCTAAGGGGCAAAACGACAATAGTTTTATCCCCTTTTCACACTTGAATTTTCATTCTCCCCCCTCAACTATAAAAGCCTTACAAAAATTACCCCAAATTTCAGGGGGTTAAACCGTCAATtttgtaaattaaaataaaaacttcatccacacacttcgacagcccgtatcttcctcctcgcctcgagttaaatttcaccgactataccgttaaactcgaaataattttttgAACAAAAAGAAACTAGGTACGTTCGAAACGGtcactttttaaaaaacactaaacaaaacgacagcccgtatcttctcgCTCGCggcaagttaaatttttccgacagcagcgtcagactcgaaataattttatgaacaaaacgaaaataagcacgttcgaaacggacactttttaaaaaatgctaaacacaacgatagcccgtatcttcctgctcgtcgcgagttaaatttttcgccagcaccgttagactcgaaatacttttatcaacaaaacgaaactaactacgttcgaaataattaatatattattaaaagttTATTATAATATGATGAATGCTTAAATAtacaatataaataaattaaattaaatataaaaataatataatataatgaatgCTTCTTAAAAAAATGCAAGTGTGGTAGGTGGCCTAATCAAATAGAAGAGAAGTAGAAATCGATTAATCTTTACACTGCTATCAATCAAGCACTTCATATAGCTTTAGATTTTGATTCTCGGTACCTACcttttttaaatttataatttataaattattatatcattattactatgtTACTGTTTCTAAAATTAGTGTGAATTTACATTTCACTTTGTAGAAATAGTTTGAATAAAAATTATCTAACTAAATTGACATTTGGAACATGAGGTCTGAAATGAAATTAATCAAATTTCGCTGTTATGTGTACGGATAAAGTTATAGGTTCACGGATTAAGATTATATACATGTTCACCAAATAGAATTATTTATTTGGTATGTATCTCGGTGGCCTAAACAAACTAAAGCTGCTTTATCGTCTCTCTCGATCTACATCGCAAACCACATCTAACTCTTGTAATTTATACAGGTATTCTAGATCTCTGTCTCTTTCTACTATTTTAAGCTCAATTTCTTTTAATCTACTCATCATCTATTGTTTTTCAAATTTTCATCGTGTTTATCAGAGTTAGGGTTTGGTTATTAAGTCAAAATTTTTATTTTAGTATCGACCTATTTGATTCTTCAGCATAACTTTCAGTTGTATTATTGTATTCCAAAAAAATAATCTAGATTCCTGTCTATATGCATAATTTACTTTTTGGGTACACCTTTAATGGTAGGTTTTAGATACAGCAAGTCAAGATAAAAAATTTGGTCTTAATTAAACTTTCTTCCTTGTTGTTGTTCAATTATGACTTAATTTTGTTTGAAAAAAAATCTAATTCATTTGAGTTTGGTGTTGTTGTGTCTTTCTGTTAATGAGAGTGAAATAGGAAAATAACTCATATAAATCGAACCATATACTTGATGTTAGCTTtgatatttatatacttattatattTACTAAATAGTTGATGAGGATGTTATATACTCAGTTTTATATTTACATGAACATGTACTTACAGCATGTATATGTCGTATATGTATTGTGATTTGAATGTTATTATTGAGAACTTGTGCATAATTATATGTTATGTTATGATTTTTTACATTTTGTTACTTGTTGACTCTTAGGTTACTTATTTACAATGTCGAGGAGTGATCGGAAATGGATGTATAATATGACAGATAATAGCAATTTTCTTTCTTTGAATTTTATTCTTAAAGTCGACATGTTCTTAGACTTTGCCTTTTCTAATGAAAAAATTGTTGAAACCAACGTAAGGCCGACGGGAGAAATAGTTTTTCAAATTAAATGTCCGTGTACCATTTGTAAAAATAATCACTATAGGCCAAGAGATGTTGTTAAGGAACACTTGCTTACTAAAGGGTTCATTCGTAACTACACACGATGGGTTCAACATGGTGAAATAGAAATCCAAGATGCAGGAGACTCTTGTACTCCCATGGAAGTTGATCTTGATCATGATGATGGTATGAGACGGATGGTGTGGGAGAACATACGAGCTGCTGGTTTTCAATCAAATCCAGAATCAAGTTTTCATGAAGAACATGTACCAAATGCAAGAACAAAGAGATTCTATGACATGTTAAAAAATGACAACGAGCCTTTATACAACGGGTGTGAAGAATGGTCAAAATTACAAGCTGCCACGACTTTGTTGAATTGGAAATTATGTTGAAATGTACCCGAGTCTACCTTTAATCACATACTTACCATTTTTAAAAGTATGTTACCTGTTGGTAATAAGCTGCCGTTGAACTTGTATGAGACCAAAGCGATCTTGAAGGAACTTAGTCTTCCAAAAAAGAGGTATGATGCTTGCAAAAACCATTGCATGTTATTCTATAAACAAGAAGATTTGTCATTAACCCACTACCGATACTGCAATGAACCTCGTTATAAATTCAATAAGGTCCCTTATTTGGTATTAACGTACATGCCAATTGGAGAGAGGCTTAAGAGGTTGTATATGTCAGAAAAGACGACCAAAGAGATGACGTGGCACTTCGATCACAATACAAAAGAGGGTTGCATGTAACATCCCAGTGATGGCGAGGCGTGGAAACATTTTGATGAAACTCATCCATTCTTTGCAGATGAGATACGAAATGTTCGGCTTGGGTTGTGCACTGATGGTTTTAGCCCTAATAACTCAAATTCTAATCCTTATTCGTTATGGCCCGTGTTCCTCACAATTTATAACTTACCTCCTTGGATGTGCGCGAAAGACTCGTACGTTCAGTTATCTTTGGTTATTCCTGGAAGAAAGAGTCCCGGCCAAAACTTAGATGTGTTTCTTCAACCGTTAATAGATGAGTTGAAAGAGTTATGGGATGATGGTATTGAAGTGTATGATGCTTATCGTAAACAAAATTTTACGATGAGAGCTATACTTTTGTGGACAGTTAGTGACTTCCCCGCTTATGCAATGCTTTCGGGTTGGAGCACACATGGTAGATTGGCCTGCCCTTATTGCATGGGTGACACAAATGCATTTCGGTTAAATGAGGGAGGGAAGCTATGTTGGTTTGACTGCCATCGAATACTATTACCAGAAAGACACCCATTTCGGCGTGACAAGAAAGGATTCAAGAAAGGAATTTCCCAATTGTCAACTACTATACCACCAGAATTAACCGGTGATGAAATTTTGAGCCAAGTGTCAAACTTTCCAACCGTTTATGAAGGTGAACCATACTCAGCAAAGAATCCAAAAGACTCAAAATTTGGTAAAACCCATAATTGGGTAAAGAAAAGTATATTTTGGGAGTTTCCATATTGGCATTCTTTGTTAATCCGACACAACCTTGATGTAATGCACATCGAGAAGAATGTTTTTGAAAATCTGTTTAACACTGTCATGGACACTCCGAAAACAAAGGACAATATCAAGGCGAGGAAGGATATTAATTTGTATTGTGATCGGGCGAGCTTGCATCTTTTTAAAAACAACAATAATAAAGTTATGAAACCAAAGGCAGCATACACTCTGACCAAACCACAATTAAAGAAAGTTTGTGAATGGTTAAAGAAGGTGAAATTTCCTGATGGCTATGCTTCAAATATTGGGGGATGTGTAAATGTTCAAGAGTGTACCTTTTATAGTTTCAAGAGTCACGAGTGTCACGTATTTATGCAACGGTTGTTGCCTATTGCTTTAAAAGGGATGCTGCCTGATGCAATATGGGACGCAATCACTGAGTTGTGCACATTCTTTCGTGTAATATGCTCAAAGGTGTTGCATACTGAGGACTTGCAAAAACTTGAAAAAAGTATCGTTGTAACAATTTGCAAGTTAGAAAAATTCTTTCCACCTGGATTCTTCGACTCAATGGAACACCTTATTATCCATTTAACACGTGAAGCGATTCGTGGTGGCCCAGTTCAATATAGATGCATGTATCCATATGAGAGGTAATCTTATAAGTACTATTATTTGTTTGACATAATTATTGTTAATTATAAGTTTCTTGACATCATTTTAATATTCTTCCAGGAAATTAGGCATATTGAAAAGAACAGTTAGAAATAAGGCAAGGGTTGAGGGGTCTATTGTTGAAACATATATCGCAAATGAACTTTCTACATATTTCTCCTTGCATCTTAACTCAAAAATACCAACTCGATTGAATCGCGAGCCTCGAAATTTTGCTACGGAAAATTCTACTTCAACGAACGACTCTCGATTAAGCATATTTAAAGTTCCGTCTCGAAGATTATTCGAGAAGGGTGGAATAAAGAGAATATTGACTAAAGCTGAGCAACATAAGATTCATACTTATATCTTGCTTAACACAGAAGAGGTTCATGAATACATATGGAAGTTTGATGAGTGGATTATTGAAGAAGAACCAAATCTTGAAGCTGCAGAGTGTGATAAAAGAAGAGAGAGATTTTGCACAATGGTTCAAAAACAATGTAAGCATAAGACATTAAAAAAGTGTTTCAACCACATCTCTAGTATCATTCTAAAAAGTACTCTTGTAATTGCAGGATATAACCTCCCCAACATGCTTTAATGAACATTTGAGAGATTTAGCATTCAGTCCATTAAATGAAGTTAAATTCCATAATGGATACTTCATCAATGGTTATAAGTTTCATACTCTAAAACAATCTAGTGGGCGGGTTACACAAAATTGCGGTGTGTGCGTTAAAGGTGCTTGTTATGACAACCAAGAAAGCGACTATTATGGGTTGATAGAAGAGATCATAGAAGTTGAATACCATAATAGTTTATCACATTGTGTGGTTGTGCTATTCAAATGCCACTGGTTCGATCCCGTTCGAGGGGTAAGGGTTGACCATAAGCATAAGCTAGTTGATGTCAAAACCAAGTCTCGGGGATGTGTTGATGACCCATTTATCTTAGCATCACAGGTAGAACAAGTGTATTATGCACCATATCCTTCAATGACAAGAGATTTGAAAGATTGGTCAGCCGTTGTTAAAGTAAAACCTAGGGCTATTTATCAACTGGAAGAACATGTTAGTGAAGTagctgatgatgatgaagatgataatggaAACAATGATGATATTTTCTACCAAGAGAATGAGAGGATAATATGTCCAACAAGTACTAATGAGGACTTTGGACCGATTATTCTCGAACAAGGAGAAGCAGAAGAAGTTCCAACGGGTGATCTTGTGAACATTACAAATGTTGAAACTAATGAGGAGGAAGAAGATTTAtatgatgattcagattcagatgaGGATATCGATGACGAAGATATAGATATTTACTCTTCTGATCATTCTGctgattgattttgattgatttgattGGCATGTAGTTAAAATATTGAACATATTTATCATAATATATGATCTTAGATAATCTGACCATATTTACATCATTATAATTCACCATATTTCTATTATGCATTTTTACTGTTTAGTATATAGTTTACATCATTTTCACATGTTTTCATAAGATATTACTGTGTGTGTTCCTGATTatgaatttatcaagttattttgttTTCTGATAATTTGTTGTTCACTTTCATCTTTTGATTCACCATGTTGATATTATGTTGTAGGCAATATGCCAGGACGCAGCTCAGCTGGGCGTAGTCGTGGAAGTCGTGTTAGAGGTATGCACAATTCCACTTCTAGAggtaggtgataatgctaaaaacgaacatatatttcatagcattattcctcaagaaagacaagcttttagttgcaattgttctatttacaagtgatattcgtttaaataataaaaggtgaagacaaaagacagattcgacgaattgaagacgcaaacgaccaaaaagctcaaaagtacaaaagacaatcaaaaaggttccaattattgataagaaacgtctcgaaattacaagagtacaagattcaaaacgcaaaatacaaaatataaaattgtacgcaaggacgttcgaaaatccggaaccgggaccagagtcaactctcaacgctcgacgcaacggactaaaaattacaagtctactatgcacaagaatataatataatatataaataattatattaattatttatattttatatttatatataaaatccgtcggcaagaaagactccaaaggatgtgagctgtaatttctatctccgcgactcgcggagtttgaaggccaaaagggccgcgagtcgcggagccccaatttcagaaacttcctataaaagcaaacgaattctgatcgaaaaaaccaccaaatatatccatctctctatctatatcgtatatatttatatttatattttaattttaattttaattttaattttaattctaataataagggtatgttagcgaatgttgtaagggtgtaagtcgaaattctgtccgtgtaacgctacgctatttttaatcattgtaagttatgttcaacctttttatattaatgtctcgtagctaagttattattatgcttatttaaaacgaagtaatcatgatgttgggctaattactaaaattgggtaattgggctttgtaccataattggggtttggacaaaagaacgacacttgtggaaattagactatgggctattaatgggctttatatttgtttaactaaatgatagtttgttaatgttaatataaagatttacaattgggcgtccctataaattaccatatacactcgatcggacacgatgggcggggtatttatatgtacgaataatcgttcatttaaccggacacgggaatggattaatagccactagaataattaaaacaggggtgaaattacattcaagggtaattggtgtaattgttaacaaagtagtaaaaccttggtttacacgcagtcgataacctggtgtattcattaaacaaagtattaaaaccttgttacaattcgaatccctaattagttggaatatttaacttcgggtataagaataatttgacgaggacactcgcactttatatttatgactgatggactgttatggacaaaaaccagacggacagattaaataatccaggacaaaggacaattaacccatgggcataaaactaaaatcaacacgtcaaacatcatgattacggaagtttaaataagcataattcttttatttcatatttaatttcctttattttatatttaattgcacttctaattatcgcatttttatttattgttatttcatcgcacttttaattatcgtactttttaattatcgcaagtttattttatcgcacttttattattcgcaatttcattatcgttatttactttacgctttaaattaagtcttttatttatttaatattttacattaggttttaactgcgactaaagttttaaaatcgacaaaccggtcattaaacggtaaaaacccccctttataataataataatattacatatatatatatttgtatttttataaaagtaaactaatatagcgttgagctttg comes from Rutidosis leptorrhynchoides isolate AG116_Rl617_1_P2 chromosome 4, CSIRO_AGI_Rlap_v1, whole genome shotgun sequence and encodes:
- the LOC139841320 gene encoding uncharacterized protein translates to MLPVGNKLPLNLYETKAILKELSLPKKRYDACKNHCMLFYKQEDLSLTHYRYCNEPRYKFNKVPYLVLTYMPIGERLKRLYMSEKTTKEMTWHFDHNTKEDEIRNVRLGLCTDGFSPNNSNSNPYSLWPVFLTIYNLPPWMCAKDSYVQLSLVIPGRKSPGQNLDVFLQPLIDELKELWDDGIEVYDAYRKQNFTMRAILLWTVSDFPAYAMLSGWSTHGRLACPYCMGDTNAFRLNEGGKLCWFDCHRILLPERHPFRRDKKGFKKGISQLSTTIPPELTGDEILSQVSNFPTVYEGEPYSAKNPKDSKFGKTHNWVKKSIFWEFPYWHSLLIRHNLDVMHIEKNVFENLFNTVMDTPKTKDNIKARKDINLYCDRASLHLFKNNNNKVMKPKAAYTLTKPQLKKVCEWLKKVKFPDGYASNIGGCVNVQECTFYSFKSHECHVFMQRLLPIALKGMLPDAIWDAITELCTFFRVICSKVLHTEDLQKLEKSIVVTICKLEKFFPPGFFDSMEHLIIHLTREAIRGGPVQYRCMYPYERKLGILKRTVRNKARVEGSIVETYIANELSTYFSLHLNSKIPTRLNREPRNFATENSTSTNDSRLSIFKVPSRRLFEKGGIKRILTKAEQHKIHTYILLNTEEVHEYIWKFDEWIIEEEPNLEAAECDKRRERFCTMDITSPTCFNEHLRDLAFSPLNEVKFHNGYFINGYKFHTLKQSSGRVTQNCGVCVKGACYDNQESDYYGLIEEIIEVEYHNSLSHCVVVLFKCHWFDPVRGVRVDHKHKLVDVKTKSRGCVDDPFILASQVEQVYYAPYPSMTRDLKDWSAVVKVKPRAIYQLEEHVSEVADDDEDDNGNNDDIFYQENERIICPTSTNEDFGPIILEQGEAEEVPTGDLVNITNVETNEEEEDLYDDSDSDEDIDDEDIDIYSSDHSAD